DNA sequence from the Methanolobus psychrophilus R15 genome:
TATCTAATAAAACTACAGGAGCTAATGGAAATACAACCGCAGGGGCATCGATAAGTAATTCAACATCAGGAGTAGTCAAGAACAAGACAGCACAGCCTACTGAAGAATCAACTGGGAATACTTCTGAAAATACAATTGGAGAATCGACTGAAAAAGTGGATGAGGATGAGAATGCTTCCACTATAAAAGATGTCGAAAATACAGCAGGTGAGGAAAACGCGAATGTCACTGACGAATCATCACCAGAATTACTCAATGGTCAAGTAGCTGAGAATACATCTGATGAATTTGAAGAAGAATCAACCTGGCAAGTTGTTGAAAATACTACTGAGGAGAAATCAACGGAAGAAGTAATTGAAACTTCTACAGATGAGTCTTCTGAAGAATAAATGTTGGGTTTTGTATGAAAGGTATAATTTGATGAATAGCTTCAGTGCCAATCTCTAAAAAAACGTTTTTGACTTTATTTTAAGCCTCTAGAATTTACTTTTCCCTTTTAGCTTCCCGTCACTTGGCCTCTCATCATCACCACGACTCTGCCAATAGGCATCATTGTTCGGATTGCCTTGGCTTGCATGGTTGTCTAAGTCTGATTGTTCTTTTCCACGGCTCTGCTGGTAAGCTTCATTGTTAGGGTTAAGCTGATCTGCGCGGTTATCTTGATCTGACTTCTTGCTCATCCTTTCCACCTCCTTTTAGCTTTAAAAAGACTATCTCGCTAAGCTTTAAATAAATACCTTTAAAAATAGTAGAGTAATGGGTTTTGTAGGAATCCTGTAAAGGTCAGGATCTATGGCCTATATTCAGTAAATACAACCAGCATCTAAGAGTAAATTGGAAAATACATGGTGGGCATGGACAGTTTGTTTGAGTATAGAAGATTTCTAAAGAGCCAAAATTATTAACAGTTAAATACTTCATATCTAGGAACAGCTATTTATAGAATCCTACCCTTGTAAAGCTGCTTTTAGAGTTTGATACTGATTTGCTGAATTATAGGTTTAGATAGTATTTTCACATTTACTGTTTTTCTTATTTTCAACCAAATGGTTGTATTTCTTTTTAAGCTAATCAAATAGGACGTGAAATATTTGTTTAGTAACATGCAGTCAAGTGCTCCAGTAGAAGCTGGACAGAATTATGAAGTGACAATTGAAGACATCGCAAGAGAAGGCGACGGAATCGCAAGAGTAAGCGGATTTGTTGTCTTTGTTCCCAACACCGAAGTTGGCGATGAAGTCACGATAAAGGTCAATAAGGTAATGAGTAAATTCGCTTTTGGCGAAGTTGCTTAAATCTTACAATTGGTTAAACATTTAGTGGGAAATCAACTATTTGTTTTTCCATCCTTCTTTTTTAATCTAATTTTATGTAAGTGTAAGTGGTTCATTCACTCTTCTTACAAAGGTTCCCTGCTAGAATAATACACATTATTGCTCCTACACCATATATAGGAATTAATTGGATTAAATAATCTGATTCCCGCAGTATAAATGCAGATGCAAAAATAACCGCTGCCCATATTATGGCAATAGCAATGACGGTCCTACTACATTTTGTATCCATATATCATTCAACACTCTTACTCATTTAAGTATTTTATGTAACCCGTGTATGCTATGTAATGCATGTATCCCATACAAGAGTTACAACACAAGTTACTTAATGCAGTCCTTCCAATCTTATATCTCAAATTTAAGATTGAGTATTGAATATATGCTTGATGATCACAATATTTTGGCCATGTAGAAAACCGATTGAAATCACAATCTATAGGCAAACTTTTGTAAGAATAGTCTCCATTAAAGGTAACATGGCAAATTTTATTAGTGCTACATAATTGCTTGAATTTAGAGGTTTTCTACAGGGCCGTATCAAAGTGCATGTAAAAGACCAAATGCTAAATGCTGTTAAACGTAAGCAGCACTTTGGACTGACACCATACTTATTTGGTTCAATTGCTTGCTTTGTGAGGTTACGGAGTTATTGAAGTATCCATCCCTGGGTTACGCACTCAAGTCCTTTCAAGTATGAACTAGTTTTATCCGAACTAAACAGGACAGAATCTAACATATATGAAAGAGTTCCATTTTGTGACTTCTTGTACAGAAGAGACATATCTGTAGATTTGTCTCGCTTGCTCTGCTAAAATTAGTTTTCTCCTTATTATTAGCTTGATTTACATGATCTAAAAGTTCAGATGATATAACTCAATTGAAGAGTTCGGGTGAAATATATAGGCTGAACATTCAGGATATTTCTATCAACTGAAAAGCTCAGCACATTTAATCCAATTGAACTCTCAGACACAAGATAAGTATGCATCGTCCATAATCTCGACCGAACCCTCTCAAGTTCGTTCCAGGGTAAAGATGTATTGTAGGCTGATTCATTTACCATAGATGAGTTCCATATTCGGTTGCTCCGTACCGAAGTGATGAGCCCAGATGAACGCATGCTGGAATAACGCAATCACCAGTGCCAGATGTGATCCCAATAACAAAGCGATACTCCAGAGACCAAAAAAAGCGAAGGTATACGTAGCATTTGGTGTCCAGCTAAAAGCTCCCTCGGTTACAAGCGGCATCTCTCGATATCGTCGGCGAAAGTGATCGCCACCGACTGCACGTTTGAATCCGAAATACTGCTTTACCGACCAACCAGTGTATAGTGCGGGGACTAACAACGCGAGTGCCATAGCGATTTGAATCCATCGAGGTAAGGCAAGCGTCAGTGGATTGGCCAAGCCCGCCGCGATAACGACAAGCGGGCGAGCAATCAACATCGGAGAAAAGAGGATGGAATGGACTGTAAGGTCATACCGTCCGAACAGTCTTGTGAAGAGCCCCCATCCCAGTTGCCCACGGAATACGACCCACACGTAGAACTGATGGAGAATAGTGAGTCCGACGGCGGCCCAGAACCAGCCAATATCGCTAATTCTGAGCCAGGACCCTTCGGTAAGGACTGGAGCAGCGAGAGCCCACGCGATGGCGGTGAGAATGACGGCTGCTGTTAAATGGAGGAACTGACCACAGAACAGAAATCGAAGCGATTGGGCCTTGGAGATAGTTAGCGCATCATGGCGATTAGACATATTAACATCATGGTTGGCTTGCTACTAAAAAATTGGGTATTGTTAACTAAATATATCTAATCTAGAGATAGATAAATAATTGTGAACTGCCCATTTCCTTTTATGAGTGGTTCACATGCGCAGAAAGATGGGCACGAACGTATTTTTATTTTAATTGCTCTATGCCTCTGGAACTTTTTCTGATAATGTCTTTGTTGTCACGGAAAAGTAGACGGTTGCAATTCCTTCTTTAATTCATAGAACTTGTTGGTATTAACAGTTATAATAAGCAAAAGTTGAAATATTATATAATATAATCAATAATAAACGTAAATAATCTATTTATAATATGGGCAGTTTGC
Encoded proteins:
- a CDS encoding TRAM-domain protein; amino-acid sequence: MQSSAPVEAGQNYEVTIEDIAREGDGIARVSGFVVFVPNTEVGDEVTIKVNKVMSKFAFGEVA